The following are encoded in a window of Kitasatospora sp. NBC_01250 genomic DNA:
- a CDS encoding class I SAM-dependent methyltransferase — translation MADAGGVRAKSSTVTAGPPGHRTRAEYWDTFWPGAGDGGAPAADRVHWTQYPFHGPGAEFLGAPRTALELGSATCVASVALARTGVRVTAVDFSAVQMERARQWWAEEPNLTLVEDDVPDYLARTEERFDAVLSNWGAAWFIDPEVLLPLVRPRLNPGGVFAFSCVEPLAPCFGPQILYGNGYRGHRLAVVRWMLSCEDWRRVLVRHGFTNVEVEVLPGPEDDFVGTVLGRASTPPAPA, via the coding sequence ATGGCTGACGCAGGCGGCGTTCGAGCGAAGAGCAGCACCGTGACCGCCGGACCGCCCGGGCACCGGACCCGGGCAGAGTACTGGGACACGTTCTGGCCGGGCGCCGGTGACGGCGGTGCGCCCGCGGCGGACCGCGTCCACTGGACCCAGTACCCGTTCCACGGCCCCGGCGCCGAGTTCCTGGGCGCACCCAGGACAGCCCTGGAACTGGGCAGCGCGACCTGTGTCGCCTCGGTGGCACTCGCCCGAACCGGTGTCCGGGTGACCGCGGTCGACTTCTCCGCGGTGCAGATGGAGCGGGCGCGGCAGTGGTGGGCCGAGGAGCCGAACCTCACGCTGGTGGAGGACGATGTGCCCGACTACCTGGCACGGACCGAGGAGCGCTTCGACGCGGTGCTCTCGAACTGGGGCGCGGCGTGGTTCATCGACCCCGAGGTCCTGCTCCCACTGGTGCGTCCCCGGCTCAACCCGGGCGGTGTGTTCGCGTTCTCCTGCGTCGAGCCGCTGGCGCCGTGCTTCGGCCCGCAGATCCTGTACGGGAACGGCTACCGGGGTCACCGGCTCGCGGTGGTGCGGTGGATGCTCAGCTGCGAGGACTGGCGGCGCGTCCTGGTGCGGCACGGCTTCACGAACGTGGAGGTCGAGGTGCTGCCGGGCCCGGAGGACGACTTCGTGGGGACGGTCCTGGGCCGGGCCTCCACTCCCCCTGCCCCGGCCTGA
- a CDS encoding alpha/beta hydrolase, translated as MTGAVALALTAVGPAVGPASAAVPVPARYAEQQLAWQPCAQAPSLECAAMTVPMDWHHPDGGRDITVEVSRHQAADPAQRRGVLMMAAGGPGGSGLTRPAQFVRYSTAVAAAYDVVGFDQRGVGQSTPARCQSDAEFQDFFAGDFRDRSPAAIHGVLDRSRQLAAGCLQRSGDLLPYLTTDQTVHDMDLFRALLGAPKISYYGPSYATMIGAYYATEFPQRVERVVLDSNIEFTGSWQTDLAWEPMSFQRRFEQDFLPWVARYDSVYHLGATADEAKAGWERLRRSLAEQPVTVGSAVVAPNQLDNGAILAMYNAGQGFEPLATALAGLEHWADATPAERQAVSQVFLSYLSPGFTAEFFAITCNDTPWTRSQSSWVRRSAKDAAAYPLMGARELAFASVCADWPVAPAPHIEVTGAGLPTVLMLNSVHDPATSYEGAVRAHQQLRGSRLVTVTGGGDHVQYQNHNACVDGIVDRYLLTGTAPAQDTSCPADPLPVPTPSPTAVGGAAAG; from the coding sequence GTGACGGGCGCGGTGGCGCTCGCCCTCACCGCCGTGGGACCGGCCGTCGGCCCCGCGTCGGCCGCGGTGCCGGTGCCCGCGCGCTACGCCGAGCAGCAGTTGGCGTGGCAGCCGTGTGCGCAGGCGCCCTCGCTGGAGTGCGCGGCGATGACCGTGCCGATGGACTGGCACCATCCGGACGGCGGCCGGGACATCACGGTGGAGGTGTCGCGCCATCAGGCGGCCGATCCGGCGCAGCGGCGCGGGGTGCTGATGATGGCGGCGGGCGGACCGGGCGGCAGCGGGCTGACCAGGCCCGCGCAGTTCGTCCGCTACTCCACCGCGGTGGCGGCGGCGTACGACGTGGTCGGCTTCGACCAGCGCGGGGTGGGGCAGAGCACACCGGCGCGGTGCCAGAGCGACGCCGAGTTCCAGGACTTCTTCGCGGGCGACTTCCGCGACCGCAGCCCGGCGGCGATCCACGGGGTGCTGGACCGATCCCGGCAGTTGGCGGCCGGGTGTCTCCAGCGCTCCGGCGACCTGCTGCCCTATCTGACCACGGATCAGACGGTCCACGACATGGACCTGTTCCGGGCCTTGCTCGGTGCGCCGAAGATCTCCTACTACGGCCCGTCCTACGCCACCATGATCGGGGCCTACTACGCGACCGAGTTCCCGCAGCGGGTCGAGCGGGTCGTGCTCGACAGCAACATCGAGTTCACCGGCAGCTGGCAGACGGATCTGGCCTGGGAGCCGATGAGTTTCCAGCGCCGGTTCGAGCAGGACTTCCTGCCCTGGGTCGCCCGCTACGACTCGGTCTACCACTTGGGCGCGACCGCCGACGAGGCGAAGGCCGGCTGGGAGCGGCTGCGCCGGTCGCTGGCGGAGCAGCCGGTGACCGTCGGGTCGGCGGTGGTCGCGCCCAACCAGCTCGACAACGGTGCGATCCTGGCGATGTACAACGCCGGCCAGGGCTTCGAGCCGCTCGCGACCGCGCTGGCGGGCCTGGAGCACTGGGCCGACGCCACCCCGGCCGAGCGGCAGGCGGTCTCCCAGGTCTTCCTCTCCTACCTCAGCCCGGGATTCACCGCCGAGTTCTTCGCCATCACCTGCAACGACACCCCGTGGACCCGTAGCCAGAGCTCCTGGGTGCGGCGCAGCGCGAAGGACGCCGCCGCCTATCCGCTGATGGGTGCCCGGGAGTTGGCCTTCGCCTCGGTCTGCGCCGACTGGCCCGTCGCGCCGGCGCCGCACATCGAGGTCACCGGAGCCGGGCTGCCGACCGTCCTGATGCTGAACTCGGTGCACGATCCGGCCACCTCCTACGAGGGCGCGGTGCGGGCCCACCAGCAGTTGCGGGGCTCCCGGCTGGTCACGGTGACCGGCGGCGGCGACCACGTCCAGTACCAGAACCACAACGCGTGCGTGGACGGCATCGTCGACCGCTACCTGCTGACCGGCACGGCCCCGGCCCAGGACACCAGCTGCCCGGCGGACCCGCTGCCCGTCCCGACCCCGTCCCCGACCGCGGTCGGCGGCGCCGCAGCCGGCTGA
- a CDS encoding amidase, whose amino-acid sequence MKLSEYVTYDGVGLADLVARGQVTAAELASTAHLASDAVNPQLNAVVETWPAEDTPAPGSTPLAGVPFLIKDIAVAMAGKRVELGSRIAAGNVAGADSSLMARFRRAGLVTLGRTATPEFAYSTTTEGVLYGATRNPWDPTRSPGGSSGGSAAAVAAGIVPIAHATDAAGSIRVPAAATGLFGLKPTRGRISLGPDADEVFNGLAVHGVLSRSVRDSAALLDLVHGPEAGDPYAAQRPERPYAQETTRSPGSLRIGLLTRPWGGRTVEAPVVDATLRSARLAESLGHRVDEVQVDLGVGWEEFLLANARLWSTNLVTWIDGFAAAFGRPVDTTTVEPEMLASYAYGREVSGAEFVHALAMRNSVARAIGHYFTDYDVLLTPTLPELPLPLGTYAEGAAGTDGLGWLRQLLHRSPFTAAFNVAGTPAMSVPLESDPATGLPIGIQFAAGYGREDVLFRLAGQLEQAAPWAQRTPAVWAGSHHDA is encoded by the coding sequence ATGAAGCTCTCCGAGTACGTGACCTACGACGGCGTCGGCCTGGCCGACCTGGTGGCTCGCGGCCAAGTGACCGCCGCGGAACTCGCCTCGACCGCCCATCTGGCATCCGACGCGGTGAATCCGCAGCTCAACGCCGTCGTCGAGACCTGGCCGGCCGAGGACACGCCGGCTCCGGGCAGTACGCCACTGGCAGGGGTGCCCTTCCTGATCAAGGACATCGCCGTCGCGATGGCCGGCAAGCGGGTGGAGTTGGGCAGCCGTATCGCCGCGGGCAACGTCGCCGGGGCCGACTCCTCGCTCATGGCGCGCTTCCGTCGCGCCGGGCTGGTGACGCTCGGGCGCACGGCGACCCCGGAGTTCGCCTACAGCACCACCACCGAGGGCGTCCTGTACGGCGCCACCCGTAACCCCTGGGACCCGACGCGAAGCCCCGGCGGCTCCAGCGGCGGCTCGGCAGCCGCCGTCGCCGCGGGCATCGTCCCGATCGCGCACGCCACCGACGCCGCGGGCTCCATCCGCGTCCCCGCCGCTGCCACCGGTCTGTTCGGGCTGAAGCCGACCCGCGGCCGGATCTCCCTGGGCCCCGACGCGGACGAGGTCTTCAACGGGCTCGCCGTCCACGGCGTCCTCAGCCGCTCGGTCCGCGACAGCGCCGCGCTGCTGGACCTCGTCCACGGCCCCGAGGCCGGCGACCCCTATGCCGCCCAGCGCCCGGAGCGGCCGTACGCGCAGGAGACCACCCGCTCCCCGGGCAGCCTGCGGATCGGCCTCCTGACGCGGCCCTGGGGCGGTCGGACCGTCGAGGCCCCGGTCGTCGACGCCACCCTCCGCTCCGCACGACTCGCCGAGTCCCTCGGCCACCGGGTGGACGAGGTCCAGGTCGACCTCGGCGTCGGCTGGGAGGAGTTCCTCCTGGCCAACGCCCGCCTCTGGAGCACCAATCTGGTCACGTGGATCGACGGCTTCGCCGCGGCTTTCGGACGGCCCGTCGACACCACCACCGTCGAACCCGAGATGCTGGCCAGTTATGCCTACGGACGTGAGGTCAGCGGGGCCGAGTTCGTCCACGCCCTCGCGATGCGCAACAGCGTCGCGCGCGCGATCGGCCACTACTTCACCGACTACGACGTGCTGCTCACCCCGACCCTGCCCGAACTCCCCCTCCCCTTGGGCACGTACGCCGAGGGTGCCGCGGGCACCGACGGTCTCGGCTGGCTCCGACAGCTCCTCCACCGCTCGCCCTTCACCGCCGCGTTCAATGTCGCGGGCACCCCCGCCATGTCCGTCCCCCTGGAGAGCGATCCCGCCACCGGACTCCCCATCGGCATCCAGTTCGCCGCGGGATACGGACGCGAGGACGTCCTCTTCCGTCTCGCCGGACAGCTGGAGCAGGCCGCTCCCTGGGCGCAGCGGACCCCCGCGGTGTGGGCGGGCAGTCACCACGACGCCTGA
- a CDS encoding maleylpyruvate isomerase family mycothiol-dependent enzyme, whose protein sequence is MDYVPQFRRDALAFEAAIRRAADAEAAPLVPSCPGWSVADLVVHLGGVHRYVARLIRERLVEAPDHTDLSFLELPADTEGWPRPEDAPSHAPLPASLIDWFTAGAVALESLFERSSPDDTVWTWSREQTTGFWVRMQSIEMAVHRWDAENALAAARPIDAVLAADAVAQTFEVMAPGRRVMRPAPPGAGERFRFRQTDGAGDWTVRFEGDEVRFGESDGPGDVELAGSASDLMLYLWQRIPADRIEVKGDREVFDRWFTLVPPV, encoded by the coding sequence ATGGACTACGTTCCCCAGTTCCGTCGTGACGCCCTGGCGTTCGAGGCCGCGATCCGTCGGGCGGCCGATGCCGAGGCGGCCCCGTTGGTGCCGTCCTGCCCGGGCTGGTCGGTGGCCGATCTGGTCGTCCACCTCGGCGGTGTCCACCGGTACGTGGCCCGCCTCATCAGGGAACGGCTGGTGGAGGCGCCCGACCACACGGACCTCTCCTTCCTCGAACTCCCCGCGGACACCGAGGGCTGGCCGAGGCCGGAGGACGCGCCCAGCCACGCCCCGCTCCCGGCGAGCCTGATCGACTGGTTCACGGCGGGTGCCGTCGCGCTGGAGTCGCTGTTCGAGCGCAGCAGTCCCGACGACACGGTCTGGACCTGGTCGCGCGAGCAGACCACCGGGTTCTGGGTCCGGATGCAGAGCATCGAGATGGCCGTGCACCGCTGGGACGCCGAGAACGCCCTCGCCGCGGCCCGGCCGATCGACGCCGTCCTCGCGGCGGACGCCGTCGCCCAGACCTTCGAGGTCATGGCCCCGGGCCGCCGGGTCATGCGGCCGGCCCCGCCCGGCGCGGGCGAGCGGTTCCGGTTCCGGCAGACCGACGGCGCGGGTGACTGGACGGTGCGCTTCGAAGGCGACGAGGTCCGGTTCGGCGAGAGCGACGGCCCTGGTGACGTCGAGTTGGCCGGTTCGGCCTCGGACCTGATGCTCTACCTCTGGCAGCGGATCCCGGCGGACCGGATCGAGGTGAAGGGGGACCGGGAGGTGTTCGACCGCTGGTTCACCCTCGTGCCGCCCGTCTGA
- a CDS encoding SRPBCC family protein: MVSTTPPASPKPARLRSALLAIPLALAGLLGAAPAPAHAAAPAPLSCLGQGIDPAAQLHYQTEAFIKAPPSTVWRLHTDVTRWPAWQSAVTSMKRLDPGPLRSGSQFRWTTPAPATASTPATTLVITSTVQQIEPGRCIRWSGPAIGTGLSIDRGVHVWNFTRVRGGVLVRTEESWTGRQIDADPATAAQYLYPGLDAWLSDLKTAAEARSGRA; encoded by the coding sequence GTGGTCAGCACCACCCCGCCCGCCTCGCCCAAGCCTGCCCGCCTGCGCTCCGCCCTGCTCGCGATCCCGCTGGCCCTCGCGGGGCTCCTGGGCGCCGCCCCAGCACCGGCCCACGCCGCCGCGCCGGCGCCGCTGAGCTGCCTGGGCCAGGGCATCGACCCCGCCGCCCAACTCCACTACCAGACCGAGGCCTTCATCAAGGCGCCGCCGAGCACCGTCTGGCGGCTGCACACCGACGTGACCCGGTGGCCCGCGTGGCAGTCGGCCGTCACCAGCATGAAGCGGCTGGACCCGGGCCCGCTGCGGAGCGGCTCGCAGTTCCGGTGGACCACGCCGGCGCCCGCCACGGCCTCCACCCCCGCCACCACGCTGGTCATCACCTCCACCGTGCAGCAGATCGAGCCCGGCCGCTGCATCCGCTGGAGCGGGCCCGCGATCGGGACCGGGCTGAGCATCGATCGCGGCGTCCACGTCTGGAACTTCACCAGGGTCAGGGGCGGGGTCCTCGTGCGCACCGAGGAGAGCTGGACCGGCCGCCAGATCGACGCCGACCCGGCCACCGCCGCCCAGTACCTCTATCCGGGGCTCGACGCCTGGCTGTCCGACCTCAAGACCGCCGCCGAGGCCCGCTCCGGCCGCGCCTGA
- a CDS encoding M48 family metallopeptidase, producing the protein MTDSIATRTCPQCGAAYDADPRFSEWCPGCEWNLGAEPPANSRAERGRSRERERAEKLYERLAAGSAEGLRRGPARPAALALAALVHLVTLLVVAASLWLLLTGQVFFILLGLVGLGLAYLLRPRLGGRREDPALVTREQAPQLYALSDQVSQALGTRAPGRIRVQSGYHTGYARLGMRQEVEVTVGMALWTVLTPQERIALLAREIGHGATRDPRSDLWLRVALDTLDAWYALLAPGAGDELMRNRIESSSQYHALPGTGILPQMGANARKALMEDLTVRLLMLCALPVRWARNALHRLILAGSQHAEYQADGLAARVGSSRAAASMLDALHLEASATAYLRKQCTLTGHSAVARPADIAQALWDGLAQYVDSVPDIERERRRRLAARQGTAVDAWHPPTHLRIRLQAQRPEQPAALLADAVDWSAIHAELEDSRWRTAILVLGI; encoded by the coding sequence GTGACTGATTCCATAGCAACGCGCACCTGCCCGCAGTGCGGTGCGGCGTACGACGCCGATCCGCGGTTCAGCGAGTGGTGCCCCGGCTGCGAGTGGAACCTCGGTGCCGAGCCGCCCGCCAACAGCAGGGCGGAGCGCGGGCGTTCGCGGGAGCGGGAGCGGGCCGAGAAGCTGTACGAGCGACTGGCCGCCGGGTCCGCGGAGGGGCTCCGGCGCGGTCCTGCCCGGCCGGCCGCGCTGGCGCTCGCTGCGCTGGTCCACCTGGTGACCCTGCTGGTGGTGGCCGCCTCGCTCTGGTTGCTGCTGACCGGCCAGGTGTTCTTCATCCTGCTCGGTCTGGTCGGCCTGGGCCTGGCGTACCTGCTGCGCCCGCGGCTCGGCGGGCGGCGGGAGGACCCGGCGCTGGTGACCAGGGAGCAGGCTCCGCAGCTGTACGCGCTGAGCGACCAGGTGTCCCAGGCACTCGGTACCCGCGCACCGGGCCGGATCCGGGTGCAGTCGGGCTACCACACGGGCTACGCCCGGCTGGGGATGCGTCAGGAGGTCGAGGTCACCGTGGGGATGGCGCTGTGGACGGTGCTCACTCCGCAGGAGCGCATCGCGCTGCTGGCCCGGGAGATCGGGCACGGCGCCACCCGCGATCCGCGGAGCGACCTGTGGCTGCGGGTCGCGCTGGACACCCTGGATGCCTGGTACGCCCTGCTGGCGCCGGGCGCCGGCGACGAGTTGATGCGCAACCGCATCGAGAGCAGCAGCCAGTACCACGCCCTGCCGGGCACCGGCATCCTGCCGCAGATGGGCGCGAACGCTCGCAAGGCGCTGATGGAGGACCTGACGGTCCGGCTGCTGATGCTCTGCGCGCTGCCCGTCCGGTGGGCCCGCAACGCCCTGCACCGGCTGATCCTGGCCGGCAGCCAGCACGCCGAGTACCAGGCGGACGGCCTGGCCGCCCGCGTCGGCTCCTCGCGGGCGGCCGCCTCGATGCTCGACGCCCTCCACCTGGAGGCGAGCGCCACGGCCTACCTGCGCAAGCAGTGCACCCTGACCGGCCACAGCGCGGTGGCGCGCCCGGCCGACATCGCGCAGGCCCTGTGGGACGGACTGGCGCAGTACGTCGACTCGGTGCCGGACATCGAGCGTGAGCGCCGCCGCCGGCTGGCCGCCCGTCAGGGCACGGCGGTGGACGCCTGGCACCCGCCGACCCACCTGCGCATCCGGCTGCAGGCCCAGCGCCCCGAGCAGCCGGCGGCTCTCCTCGCCGACGCGGTGGACTGGAGCGCGATCCACGCCGAACTGGAGGACTCGCGCTGGCGGACCGCCATCCTGGTGCTCGGCATCTGA
- a CDS encoding GNAT family N-acetyltransferase has translation MTDRHPSAAPTVVRLAEYPKAEQAEILGDGADPFGVADTGLTWLPKDVHFGIRWDGRLVAHTGLLRLPLAIDGVATEVVGVGGVAVAPDLRGRGLARAVVAGALEHARTMGPQHGLLFCRPPLVPLYRRLGWRTVEQDVHVEQPGGSVVMPLRTMWTPLREGVRWPAGEVRLLSLPM, from the coding sequence ATGACAGATCGCCACCCTTCCGCCGCGCCGACCGTGGTGCGGCTCGCGGAGTACCCGAAGGCCGAGCAGGCCGAGATCCTCGGTGACGGCGCCGATCCGTTCGGCGTCGCGGACACCGGGCTGACCTGGCTGCCCAAGGACGTTCACTTCGGCATCAGGTGGGACGGCCGCCTCGTCGCGCACACCGGTCTGCTGCGCCTGCCCCTGGCGATCGACGGCGTCGCCACCGAGGTGGTGGGCGTCGGCGGCGTGGCCGTCGCTCCCGATCTGCGGGGCCGCGGGCTCGCGCGGGCGGTCGTCGCGGGGGCCCTGGAACACGCACGGACGATGGGGCCGCAGCACGGGCTGCTCTTCTGCCGGCCGCCGCTCGTCCCGCTCTACCGGCGACTCGGCTGGCGAACCGTGGAGCAGGACGTGCACGTCGAACAGCCCGGCGGGTCCGTGGTCATGCCGCTGCGGACCATGTGGACGCCGCTGCGCGAGGGTGTGCGGTGGCCCGCCGGAGAGGTCCGCCTGCTCTCGCTGCCCATGTGA
- a CDS encoding DinB family protein: MTKTQPRHDARPPMVDSDERSTLLSFLDYLRDAVAAKAQGLHGDGGRAPGVPSGTSLLGLVKHLTAAETYWFSWAYEGADIAVPDFGMDLAGSDTEESVLAAYRDAIRRSNETIAQCEDLNRPGARAAGKGSVARSMRWILVHMIEETARHAGHADILREQADGSTGR, from the coding sequence GTGACCAAGACCCAACCACGCCACGACGCCCGGCCGCCGATGGTCGACTCCGACGAGCGGTCGACCCTGCTCTCCTTCCTGGACTACCTGCGGGACGCCGTCGCCGCGAAAGCCCAGGGCCTGCACGGCGACGGCGGTCGCGCCCCGGGAGTGCCGTCCGGCACCAGCCTGCTCGGCCTGGTCAAGCACCTGACGGCAGCGGAGACCTACTGGTTCTCCTGGGCCTACGAGGGCGCCGACATCGCCGTCCCGGACTTCGGCATGGACCTGGCCGGCTCGGACACCGAGGAGTCCGTGCTCGCGGCCTACCGCGACGCGATCAGGCGATCCAACGAGACGATCGCGCAGTGCGAGGACCTGAACCGGCCCGGCGCCCGCGCCGCCGGCAAGGGCTCGGTCGCCCGGTCGATGCGCTGGATCCTGGTCCACATGATCGAGGAGACGGCCCGCCACGCCGGTCACGCGGACATCCTCCGCGAACAGGCCGACGGTTCCACCGGCAGGTGA
- a CDS encoding HD domain-containing protein translates to MILPTVEEVRALHEKHAPSREALELVLTHCEIVCEIAEQLLAGAGPAIDAGLVRVGALLHDIGVYRLYDSAGRLDHRGYIRHGVLGHEILREEGYPERLRRFCSCHTGVGLSRHDIRSQGLPIPEADYLAETAEEQLVMYADKFHSKSTPPTFLTADSYASYVARFGAAKVEGFALLRARFGEPDLTAARERYGHPQA, encoded by the coding sequence GTGATCCTTCCGACCGTCGAAGAGGTGCGTGCGCTGCACGAGAAGCATGCGCCGAGCCGCGAGGCGCTGGAACTGGTGCTCACCCACTGCGAGATCGTCTGCGAGATCGCCGAGCAGTTGCTGGCCGGTGCGGGTCCGGCGATCGACGCCGGCCTGGTGCGGGTCGGGGCGCTGCTGCACGACATCGGGGTCTACCGGCTCTACGACAGCGCCGGCCGGCTCGACCACCGCGGCTACATCCGTCACGGGGTGCTCGGCCACGAGATCCTGCGCGAGGAGGGGTACCCGGAACGGCTGCGCCGGTTCTGCAGCTGCCACACCGGCGTCGGCCTCAGCCGGCACGACATCCGCTCACAGGGGCTGCCGATCCCCGAGGCCGACTACCTCGCCGAGACCGCCGAAGAGCAACTGGTGATGTACGCCGACAAGTTCCACAGCAAGAGCACGCCCCCGACCTTCCTCACCGCCGACTCCTACGCCAGCTACGTGGCGCGGTTCGGCGCGGCCAAGGTCGAGGGCTTCGCCCTGCTGCGCGCCCGGTTCGGGGAGCCCGACCTGACCGCCGCCCGCGAGCGGTACGGCCACCCGCAGGCCTGA
- a CDS encoding uracil-xanthine permease family protein, which translates to MAVFGWKLHGDGRSPAPGAVVKPDERLSWGRTVGLGAQHVVAMFGATFVAPVLMGLNPNLAVMVSGVATIFFLLVTGGRIPSYLGSSLSFVGVAAVIKAQGGDAATLTGALLVVGAVLAACGAVVQAAGARVIHAVLPPVVTGAVVMLIGFNLAPVTAGTYWPQDQWTALLTMTFTGLALVVLRGFWSRIAIFLGLVFGYAISWLFDRIFGKIHAANGAGVVTDHWRLDLSGVGKAQWLGAPTLHAPSFSASAILVALPVVVALIAENAGHVKAVGEMTGDPLDDRMGVAIMADGAATMIATSVGGPATTTYAENIGVMAATRVYSTAAYWCAAGFAILFGLCPKFGAVIAAIPGGVLGGITVVLYGMIGLLGAQIWVHNRVDLTNPLHLVPVAAGVIIGIGGVSLKFTDNFSLSGIALGTLVVLIGYHVLRLMAPAHMKQQSPLLDAGTSDYDSGTPER; encoded by the coding sequence ATGGCCGTCTTCGGCTGGAAGCTGCACGGCGACGGAAGGAGCCCGGCGCCCGGTGCAGTCGTCAAGCCGGACGAGCGGCTGAGCTGGGGACGCACCGTCGGGCTCGGCGCCCAGCACGTGGTGGCGATGTTCGGTGCGACCTTCGTGGCACCGGTGCTGATGGGGCTCAACCCCAACCTGGCCGTGATGGTCTCCGGGGTCGCGACCATCTTCTTCCTGCTGGTCACCGGCGGGCGCATCCCCAGCTACCTCGGGAGCAGCCTCTCCTTCGTCGGCGTGGCCGCGGTGATCAAGGCACAGGGCGGTGACGCCGCGACCCTGACGGGCGCTCTGCTGGTGGTCGGCGCGGTGCTCGCGGCCTGCGGCGCGGTGGTGCAGGCGGCGGGTGCACGGGTGATCCACGCCGTGCTGCCGCCGGTGGTGACCGGCGCCGTGGTGATGCTGATCGGCTTCAACCTGGCACCGGTCACCGCCGGGACGTACTGGCCGCAGGACCAGTGGACCGCGCTGCTGACCATGACGTTCACCGGTCTCGCGCTGGTGGTGCTGCGCGGCTTCTGGTCGCGGATCGCGATCTTCCTCGGTCTGGTCTTCGGGTACGCGATCTCCTGGCTCTTCGACCGGATCTTCGGGAAGATCCATGCCGCCAACGGGGCCGGCGTGGTGACGGACCACTGGCGCCTGGACCTCTCCGGCGTGGGCAAGGCCCAGTGGCTCGGCGCACCCACCCTGCACGCCCCGAGCTTCTCCGCCTCCGCCATTCTGGTGGCGCTGCCCGTGGTGGTCGCATTGATCGCCGAGAACGCCGGGCACGTCAAGGCCGTCGGCGAGATGACGGGTGACCCGTTGGACGACCGGATGGGCGTGGCGATCATGGCGGACGGCGCCGCCACCATGATCGCCACCAGCGTCGGCGGCCCGGCCACCACCACCTACGCCGAGAACATCGGGGTGATGGCCGCGACCCGGGTCTACTCCACCGCCGCGTACTGGTGCGCCGCCGGGTTCGCGATCCTGTTCGGCCTCTGCCCGAAGTTCGGCGCGGTGATCGCCGCGATCCCGGGCGGCGTGCTCGGCGGGATCACCGTCGTCCTGTACGGCATGATCGGCCTGCTCGGCGCCCAGATCTGGGTGCACAACCGGGTGGACCTGACCAACCCGCTCCATCTCGTCCCGGTGGCGGCCGGCGTCATCATCGGCATCGGCGGGGTGTCCCTGAAGTTCACCGACAACTTCTCGCTCAGCGGCATCGCCCTGGGCACCCTGGTCGTCCTGATCGGCTACCACGTACTGCGCCTGATGGCCCCGGCCCACATGAAGCAGCAGTCCCCACTGCTGGACGCGGGAACCAGCGACTACGACAGCGGCACCCCGGAGCGCTGA
- a CDS encoding ribosomal protein L7/L12, protein MTEYVTIVCDDVPEYDLVLHDIGPSPLEVVKVFSTMMSIGLWYAKQAVTAAPPAVLLEGIEGAVARRHAETLRAAGASVAVERRS, encoded by the coding sequence GTGACCGAGTACGTCACGATCGTCTGCGACGACGTCCCCGAATACGACCTGGTGCTCCATGACATCGGCCCCAGCCCGTTGGAGGTCGTGAAGGTGTTCAGCACCATGATGAGCATCGGGCTGTGGTACGCGAAGCAGGCCGTGACCGCGGCGCCGCCGGCCGTGCTCCTCGAAGGAATCGAGGGGGCTGTTGCCCGACGGCATGCCGAGACCCTGCGTGCTGCCGGGGCCTCGGTTGCCGTGGAGCGGCGGAGCTGA
- a CDS encoding TetR/AcrR family transcriptional regulator, which translates to MASTDRVSRQSRVATLPPRERILDAAEELFSREGIKAVGVQAIASRAATTKMALYRHFATKDALVEEWLRIVAADYTAAFDQLAAAHPDEPRAQILGMARFIADGLPEISHRGCPFINSIAELPDRTHPARRLIEAHKAGQLRRLTDLCTRAGLPDPDGAAAELTFVLEGAQVSAQNGSVEHAGARLMSIVAAVLDRHPAAL; encoded by the coding sequence ATGGCGAGCACGGACAGAGTCAGCAGGCAGAGCCGAGTGGCCACACTGCCGCCCCGCGAGCGGATCCTCGACGCGGCGGAGGAGCTCTTCTCGCGCGAGGGGATCAAGGCGGTGGGCGTCCAGGCGATCGCCAGCCGGGCCGCGACCACCAAGATGGCGCTGTACCGCCACTTCGCGACCAAGGACGCGCTGGTCGAGGAGTGGCTCCGCATCGTCGCGGCCGACTACACCGCCGCGTTCGACCAGTTGGCCGCCGCACACCCCGACGAGCCCCGGGCGCAGATCCTGGGGATGGCCCGGTTCATCGCCGACGGACTTCCCGAGATCTCCCACCGGGGGTGTCCGTTCATCAACTCCATCGCGGAACTGCCCGATCGCACCCACCCGGCGCGTCGGCTGATCGAAGCCCACAAGGCCGGCCAGCTGCGCCGGCTCACCGACCTGTGCACCCGGGCCGGGCTGCCCGATCCGGACGGGGCCGCCGCGGAGCTCACCTTCGTCCTCGAAGGAGCCCAGGTGAGCGCCCAGAACGGAAGCGTCGAGCACGCGGGCGCGCGGCTCATGAGCATCGTCGCGGCCGTCCTGGACCGCCACCCGGCCGCCCTCTGA